A single genomic interval of Helianthus annuus cultivar XRQ/B chromosome 13, HanXRQr2.0-SUNRISE, whole genome shotgun sequence harbors:
- the LOC110899295 gene encoding protein BREVIS RADIX, which produces MLTCLTCSKQQIEDEGEEVGARGNASSKEAVKGLTAQIKDALKVSGPSKGKPPIAPSSFKKGQRGYPDFETASGGPHYPYMQPGSSSSTPAWDFTNNDPHQSGGYEAPRQSGHIVLDDEDEPKEWMAQVEPGVQITFVSLPDGGNDLKRIRFNREMFNKWQAQRWWGENYDRIMELYNVQRFNCQALNTPSQSEDGRDSTYSRLSTRESPMMNPSTNKDWNRNYGGNQHYNAGPSGYGPGGPKGEMSSMEPSRTTTDSRDEPSISNASDIESEWVEQDEPGVYITIRQLIDGTRELRRVRFSREKFGEVNAKLWWEQNRERIQTQYL; this is translated from the exons ATGCTGACGTGTCTAACATGTTCCAAGCAACAAATAGAAGATGAAGGAGAGGAAGTGGGAGCGCGTGGAAATGCAAGCAGTAAAGAAGCCGTCAAAGGCCTCACGGCGCAG ATCAAAGATGCATTGAAAGTTTCAGGCCCTTCAAAGGGGAAACCTCCAATAGCACCTAGCAGTTTCAAGAAAGGCCAAAGAGGTTACCCGGATTTTGAGACCGCGTCCGGTGGGCCCCACTACCCGTATATGCAACCAGGAAGCTCGAGCTCTACTCCAGCTTGGGACTTTACTAACAATGATCCTCATCAAAGTGGAGGCTATGAGGCCCCTAGACAATCTGGTCATATAGTTTTGGACGATGAAGATGAACCTAAAGAATGGATGGCGCAGGTCGAACCCGGGGTTCAAATCACTTTTGTTTCCTTACCTGATGGCGGAAATGACCTTAAGCGGATTCGATTCAA CCGAgaaatgttcaacaaatggcaagcTCAGAGGTGGTGGGGTGAAAACTACGACCGAATAATGGAGCTTTACAATGTTCAAAGATTCAACTGTCAAGCGTTGAACACGCCTTCTCAGTCTGAAGACGGG AGAGATTCTACCTACTCAAGGTTGTCAACAAGGGAAAGCCCAATGATGAACCCATCAACTAACAAGGATTGGAATAGGAACTATGGGGGCAATCAACATTACAATGCGGGCCCCAGTGGTTACGGGCCGGGTGGGCCCAAGGGTGAGATGTCATCTATGGAGCCATCAAGGACAACAACCGACTCTAGAGATGAACCTTCAATTAGCAACGCAAGTGATATCGAGTCCGAGTGGGTAGAGCAAGACGAACCTGGCGTTTACATTACTATCAGACAGTTAATAGATGGCACTAGAGAGCTCCGCCGTGTTAGATTCAG TCGAGAGAAGTTTGGCGAAGTGAATGCAAAACTCTGGTGGGAACAAAACAGGGAGAGAATACAAACCCAATACCTTTAA